One genomic window of Deinococcus aetherius includes the following:
- a CDS encoding BrnT family toxin, translating into MSPVTRFVHLRLFFSALTVRVLRPGEAWGRAGLGAQAFARSRFDRIAHVLRFFPDPLGAVGEQVMLGGEPFWIIAVQEVPQQGRSSAGRRDGRVEHVLSPTPTSPRHGDHAPDMDLFLQALDDPPAPRSSGNADALRSGMDFEWDDANEGHIARHGVTPEEAEEAVLDPDRVPVEAYQSPGGERRRAVVGQTNEGRYLFVVFVVRAGLLRVVTARETIPSERRRYRRT; encoded by the coding sequence ATGTCGCCCGTGACCCGGTTCGTCCACCTCCGCCTCTTCTTCTCGGCTCTCACCGTCCGTGTGCTCCGCCCGGGCGAAGCGTGGGGTCGTGCCGGGCTCGGGGCGCAGGCTTTTGCCAGGTCCCGCTTCGACAGGATCGCCCACGTCCTTCGCTTTTTCCCTGACCCCCTCGGCGCCGTGGGAGAACAGGTCATGCTCGGCGGCGAGCCCTTCTGGATCATCGCCGTCCAAGAGGTGCCGCAGCAAGGGCGAAGCTCGGCCGGTCGGCGGGACGGACGCGTGGAGCACGTGCTCTCCCCCACCCCCACGTCCCCCCGCCACGGGGATCACGCTCCGGACATGGACCTCTTCCTTCAGGCTCTCGACGATCCCCCCGCTCCCCGTTCCAGTGGTAATGCAGATGCGCTACGCTCGGGCATGGATTTCGAATGGGACGACGCCAACGAGGGGCACATCGCCCGTCACGGCGTCACTCCCGAGGAAGCCGAGGAGGCGGTTCTCGACCCGGACCGCGTGCCCGTGGAGGCTTACCAGAGTCCGGGCGGGGAGCGCCGCCGCGCCGTGGTCGGCCAGACCAATGAGGGACGGTACCTATTCGTCGTCTTCGTGGTACGCGCTGGGCTTCTCCGGGTGGTCACCGCACGCGAAACCATCCCGAGCGAGCGGCGGCGCTACCGCCGCACCTGA
- a CDS encoding 3'-5' exonuclease: protein MLLDTLVRNIVPVEEGARCVHGIADELLAGAPTFAEVALRIREAVRGKTALIYNSEFDYGRLKSTRRDHGLSTGVVGRKQTACVMHMYAFLYADYDPERQEYARVSSSRACAEMGVTPQGPAHRAAEDALTTAALIRAVAQRVWPVPQKAPPGMLCEMGL from the coding sequence GTGCTGCTCGACACCCTGGTGCGCAACATCGTGCCCGTCGAGGAGGGCGCACGGTGCGTGCACGGGATCGCTGACGAGTTGCTCGCCGGAGCCCCGACCTTCGCGGAGGTTGCCCTCCGCATCCGCGAGGCCGTTCGCGGGAAGACCGCGCTGATCTACAACAGCGAGTTCGACTACGGCCGCCTGAAATCCACGCGCCGGGACCACGGGCTTTCGACTGGCGTCGTGGGCCGCAAGCAGACCGCCTGCGTGATGCATATGTACGCCTTCTTGTACGCCGACTACGACCCCGAGCGCCAGGAGTACGCCCGGGTAAGTTCGAGTCGGGCCTGCGCCGAGATGGGGGTCACGCCCCAGGGACCCGCCCACCGCGCCGCTGAGGACGCCCTGACGACCGCTGCCCTGATCCGGGCTGTGGCTCAGCGAGTCTGGCCCGTGCCGCAGAAGGCGCCCCCGGGGATGCTCTGCGAGATGGGCCTGTGA